The Microbacterium maritypicum genome contains a region encoding:
- a CDS encoding quinone oxidoreductase family protein has product MAWRWLATAWGPPETWEFVEHDVPAPETGEVTIRVLAAGVNPADAKHVAAARPGAELPVPIGYEISGEVSAIGADTRIGSGAVDIGDEVIAFRVRGGYATEITVPAEKVFAKPSTLTHPEAANLLLVGTTAAEMLAVTGAAPGETILLHGASGAVGMSVLQQARLRGIRVIGTASETRFDEVRRFGGIPVEYGPGLADRVRDLAGDLIAAALDAVGTTEAVDVSLELVRDRRRIVTIAAAGRAATDGITFIAGSMPESARFRDEVRSELIALAQNGDLVVPVARAFALGEAPVAHRLLATGHPGGKLALVP; this is encoded by the coding sequence ATGGCTTGGCGATGGCTGGCGACGGCGTGGGGCCCTCCTGAGACGTGGGAGTTCGTCGAACACGACGTCCCTGCTCCCGAAACGGGCGAGGTCACGATCCGTGTCCTCGCCGCGGGGGTGAATCCCGCAGACGCGAAGCATGTGGCTGCCGCCCGCCCGGGCGCCGAACTGCCCGTCCCGATCGGGTACGAGATCTCGGGGGAGGTCTCGGCGATCGGCGCGGACACCCGGATCGGTTCGGGCGCCGTCGACATCGGTGACGAGGTCATCGCCTTCCGCGTGCGCGGCGGCTACGCGACAGAGATCACCGTACCCGCCGAGAAGGTGTTCGCGAAGCCGTCGACTCTCACGCATCCTGAGGCGGCGAACCTGCTGCTAGTCGGCACGACCGCCGCGGAGATGCTCGCCGTCACCGGTGCGGCGCCGGGGGAGACGATCCTTCTCCATGGCGCTTCCGGCGCTGTCGGGATGAGCGTGTTGCAGCAGGCGCGCCTCCGCGGCATCCGCGTCATCGGAACGGCGAGCGAGACCCGCTTCGACGAGGTACGACGGTTCGGGGGCATTCCGGTGGAGTACGGGCCCGGGCTCGCTGATCGCGTGCGCGATCTGGCAGGCGATCTGATCGCCGCGGCGCTGGATGCGGTGGGGACGACCGAGGCTGTCGACGTGTCCCTCGAGCTCGTCCGAGACCGTCGGCGGATCGTCACGATCGCCGCTGCCGGTAGAGCCGCGACCGACGGCATCACGTTCATCGCGGGTTCGATGCCCGAAAGCGCCCGCTTCCGCGACGAGGTACGCAGCGAGCTGATCGCCCTGGCGCAGAACGGCGATCTCGTCGTCCCCGTAGCCCGCGCCTTTGCCCTGGGCGAGGCACCCGTGGCGCATCGGCTTCTCGCCACCGGGCATCCCGGCGGCAAGCTCGCGCTGGTCCCGTAG
- the leuA gene encoding 2-isopropylmalate synthase, which translates to MQNTQRPSAMPIHKYRPFHEQINVHLPDRTWPDARITEAPRWCAVDLRDGNQALIDPMSPERKRVMFELLVSMGYKEIEVGFPSASQTDFDFVRQLIEENLIPDDVTIQVLTQAREHLIARTYESIAGAKQAIVHLYNSTSVLQREVVFRTDKQGIIDIALEGARLCRQFEKTIPDTKVYYEYSPESYTGTELEFAVDICNQVIEVFEPTPDRKVIINLPATVEMASPNVYADSIEWMSRHLAHRENVILSLHPHNDRGTAIAAAELGYMAGADRIEGCLFGNGERTGNVDIVALGINLFTQGIDPQIDFSDIDQVKRTVEYCNQLPVPERSPWAGDLVFTAFSGSHQDAIKKGFEAMAVRAEAEGVTVDDIEWAVPYLPIDPKDLGRSYEAVIRVNSQSGKGGVAYLLKADHAIDLPRKLQIEFSGVVQAKTDAEGGEVTSDQIWSIFNDEYLPAADTAAKWGRFELLATQTRSDMSGDVVLDVVLRDDDQQVSVTGNGNGPVAAFVEVLRAQGFDITVYDYVEHALSAGGDAQAAAYVELQVGDQRLWGVGIDGDISTASLKAIVSGVNRSIRTRQQELAAV; encoded by the coding sequence ATGCAGAACACTCAGCGCCCGTCCGCGATGCCGATCCACAAGTACCGGCCGTTCCACGAGCAGATCAACGTCCACCTGCCTGACCGCACTTGGCCCGACGCCCGCATCACCGAGGCGCCCCGTTGGTGCGCGGTCGACCTCCGCGACGGCAACCAGGCCCTGATCGACCCGATGTCGCCCGAGCGCAAGCGCGTGATGTTCGAGCTGCTCGTCAGCATGGGGTACAAGGAGATCGAGGTCGGCTTCCCCTCGGCGAGCCAGACGGACTTCGATTTCGTCCGCCAGCTCATCGAAGAGAACCTGATCCCGGACGACGTCACGATCCAGGTGCTGACCCAGGCTCGTGAGCACCTCATCGCCCGCACCTACGAGTCGATCGCCGGCGCGAAGCAGGCCATCGTGCACCTCTACAACTCCACGAGCGTGCTGCAGCGCGAAGTCGTGTTCCGCACCGACAAGCAGGGCATCATCGACATCGCGCTCGAGGGCGCACGCCTGTGTCGTCAGTTCGAGAAGACCATTCCCGACACGAAGGTCTACTACGAGTACTCGCCAGAGAGCTACACCGGCACCGAGCTCGAGTTCGCCGTCGACATCTGCAACCAGGTGATCGAGGTCTTCGAGCCCACCCCCGACCGCAAGGTCATCATCAACCTGCCGGCGACCGTCGAGATGGCCTCGCCCAACGTCTACGCCGACTCGATCGAGTGGATGAGCCGCCACCTCGCGCATCGCGAGAACGTGATCCTGTCGCTGCACCCGCACAACGACCGCGGTACCGCGATCGCTGCCGCTGAGCTCGGCTACATGGCCGGTGCCGATCGCATCGAGGGCTGCCTGTTCGGCAACGGAGAGCGCACGGGCAACGTCGACATCGTCGCGTTGGGCATCAACCTGTTCACCCAGGGCATCGACCCGCAGATCGACTTCAGCGACATCGACCAGGTCAAGCGCACGGTCGAGTACTGCAACCAGCTGCCGGTGCCCGAGCGCAGCCCGTGGGCGGGCGACCTGGTCTTCACCGCGTTCAGCGGATCGCACCAGGACGCGATCAAGAAGGGCTTCGAGGCCATGGCGGTTCGTGCGGAGGCCGAGGGGGTCACGGTCGACGACATCGAGTGGGCGGTGCCGTACCTGCCCATCGATCCGAAGGATCTGGGGCGTTCGTACGAGGCCGTCATCCGCGTCAACTCGCAGTCCGGCAAGGGCGGCGTCGCCTACCTGCTGAAGGCCGACCACGCCATCGACCTGCCCCGCAAGCTGCAGATCGAGTTCTCCGGTGTCGTACAGGCGAAGACCGATGCCGAGGGCGGCGAGGTCACGAGCGACCAGATCTGGTCGATCTTCAACGACGAGTATCTGCCCGCCGCCGACACCGCGGCCAAGTGGGGACGCTTCGAACTGCTCGCGACGCAGACCCGCAGCGACATGTCCGGCGACGTCGTGCTCGACGTCGTGCTGCGCGACGACGACCAGCAGGTGTCTGTCACCGGCAACGGCAACGGTCCGGTCGCTGCCTTCGTCGAGGTGCTGCGCGCACAGGGCTTCGACATCACGGTGTACGACTACGTCGAGCACGCTCTCAGCGCCGGCGGTGACGCGCAGGCCGCGGCCTACGTCGAACTGCAGGTCGGTGACCAGCGTCTGTGGGGCGTCGGCATCGACGGCGACATCTCGACGGCGTCGCTCAAGGCGATCGTGTCGGGAGTGAACCGCTCGATCCGCACGCGTCAGCAGGAGCTCGCGGCGGTCTGA
- a CDS encoding HIT domain-containing protein → MTDTSIFTRILNGEIPAEIIGETDRLFALRDIAPQAPVHLLVVPKSAEYRDVTELAAGDPALLAEMIAFAGTLAKEHTEDGDFRLVFNTGANAGQTVFHVHAHVLAGGLTEKSVGA, encoded by the coding sequence ATGACGGACACCTCGATCTTCACGCGCATTCTGAACGGGGAGATCCCTGCCGAGATCATCGGCGAGACCGACCGCCTCTTCGCTCTGCGCGACATCGCCCCGCAGGCACCGGTGCATCTGCTCGTGGTGCCGAAGTCCGCGGAGTACCGCGATGTCACCGAACTCGCTGCGGGGGATCCCGCTCTGCTGGCCGAGATGATCGCCTTCGCGGGGACGCTCGCCAAGGAGCACACCGAAGACGGCGACTTCCGCCTCGTCTTCAACACCGGCGCCAACGCCGGACAGACCGTTTTCCACGTCCACGCGCATGTGCTGGCCGGCGGATTGACCGAGAAGAGCGTCGGTGCCTGA
- the era gene encoding GTPase Era, giving the protein MTDDTRSGFVTFVGRPNVGKSTLTNALVGEKIAITSEKPQTTRRAIRGIVNRPEGQLVIVDTPGIHKPRTLLGERLNDLVEQVLGDVDVIGFCVPANEKVGPGDRRIAASLDGYPRAKKIAIVTKMDAAGRDEVTERLMEVDSLREDWAAVIPLSALTREQLDVLSDEILSLMPQGPALYPEGITTDESEEDRIAEMIREAALEGVRDELPHSIAVVIDDIAPREGTDLTDVHASIVVERDSQKAIIIGHKGKRLSEVGARARVGIEELLGTRVFLGLHVKVAKEWQRDPKQLGRLGF; this is encoded by the coding sequence ATGACTGACGACACTCGAAGCGGGTTCGTGACCTTCGTCGGCCGCCCCAATGTCGGGAAGTCGACGCTCACCAACGCGCTCGTCGGCGAGAAGATCGCGATCACCAGCGAGAAGCCGCAGACGACGCGTCGGGCGATCCGCGGAATCGTCAACCGGCCGGAGGGGCAGCTCGTCATCGTCGACACCCCCGGCATCCACAAGCCGCGTACGCTGCTCGGCGAGCGGCTCAACGATCTCGTCGAGCAGGTGCTGGGCGACGTCGACGTGATCGGCTTCTGTGTACCCGCCAACGAGAAGGTCGGCCCCGGAGACCGGCGGATCGCCGCCTCCCTCGACGGCTACCCGCGCGCGAAGAAGATCGCGATCGTGACCAAGATGGATGCGGCCGGGCGCGACGAGGTCACCGAGCGGCTGATGGAGGTCGACTCGCTCCGGGAGGACTGGGCCGCGGTCATCCCGCTGTCTGCACTGACCCGTGAGCAGCTCGACGTGCTCTCTGACGAGATCCTCTCGCTGATGCCGCAGGGTCCTGCGCTGTATCCGGAGGGCATCACGACCGACGAGTCGGAAGAGGATCGGATCGCGGAGATGATCCGCGAGGCCGCCCTCGAGGGCGTGCGCGATGAGCTTCCGCACTCGATCGCCGTCGTGATCGACGACATCGCACCCCGGGAGGGCACCGACCTGACCGACGTGCATGCCTCGATCGTGGTCGAACGGGACAGCCAGAAGGCGATCATCATCGGGCATAAGGGAAAGCGGCTCAGCGAGGTGGGTGCACGCGCGCGTGTCGGGATCGAAGAGCTGCTGGGGACACGCGTGTTCCTCGGGCTGCATGTGAAGGTCGCGAAGGAATGGCAGCGCGATCCGAAGCAGCTGGGCAGGCTCGGATTCTGA
- a CDS encoding RNA polymerase sigma factor produces the protein MSGRSEDPDPLRTEVFTRVFDEHWAAVRHHIEGVVGAEEEVTEIVSEVFLLAWKKLRPARPPSRVWLLRAADRRLRARSGRSSTPYGALDAVHLGLSWDDAPPDQRNRVEVLRALSVLTPAQRRIIMLTYWDGLTVGEIAELMRASEYRVRKTLGRARHRLCAELGLEGATTGDD, from the coding sequence ATGAGCGGTCGCAGCGAAGACCCGGATCCGCTGCGCACCGAGGTCTTCACCCGAGTGTTCGACGAGCACTGGGCGGCAGTGCGCCATCACATCGAGGGTGTGGTCGGTGCGGAGGAGGAAGTCACCGAGATCGTCTCGGAGGTGTTCCTTCTCGCGTGGAAGAAGCTCAGACCCGCGCGACCGCCCAGTCGCGTCTGGCTGCTGCGCGCCGCGGATCGGCGGCTACGTGCGCGTTCGGGTCGATCGTCCACTCCGTATGGCGCGCTCGACGCGGTGCATCTGGGACTCTCATGGGATGATGCTCCGCCGGATCAACGGAACCGCGTCGAAGTCCTCCGGGCCTTGTCTGTCCTCACCCCAGCTCAGCGGCGTATCATCATGCTCACGTACTGGGACGGACTCACGGTGGGGGAGATCGCGGAGTTGATGCGCGCTTCCGAGTACCGAGTGCGCAAGACGCTGGGACGCGCGCGGCATCGCCTGTGCGCGGAGCTGGGCCTGGAGGGGGCGACAACGGGTGATGACTGA
- the ybeY gene encoding rRNA maturation RNase YbeY produces MIEINNESAIDVDEAVLQRLTDFNLAQLHVSPDAEVAIVLVDEGAMEALHVQWMDEPGPTDVLSFPMDELRPGTEDRPTAPGLLGDIVLCPQVAETQAQAAGHTLMDELILLTTHGLLHLLGFDHAEPDEEREMFGLQKELIQGFAAAERRR; encoded by the coding sequence ATGATCGAGATCAACAACGAGTCGGCCATCGACGTCGACGAGGCCGTGCTGCAGCGGCTGACGGACTTCAACCTCGCGCAGCTGCACGTCAGCCCGGATGCCGAGGTGGCGATCGTCCTCGTCGACGAGGGAGCCATGGAAGCCCTCCACGTGCAGTGGATGGATGAGCCCGGTCCCACCGACGTGCTGAGTTTCCCGATGGACGAGCTGCGTCCCGGAACCGAGGACCGTCCGACGGCTCCCGGCCTGCTCGGCGACATCGTGCTCTGCCCGCAGGTGGCTGAGACGCAGGCGCAGGCTGCGGGGCACACCCTGATGGACGAGCTCATCCTGCTCACCACTCACGGGCTGCTGCACCTCCTCGGTTTCGATCACGCCGAGCCCGACGAGGAGCGTGAGATGTTCGGGCTGCAGAAGGAGCTGATCCAGGGCTTCGCCGCAGCTGAACGCCGGCGATGA
- a CDS encoding PhoH family protein — MVQLLGPQDRLLRMLEKEHRDVQVLVRGNEITLSGTADAVAKAKTLVEELLEMTRAGHDLAPSDVSSSARMLRQEGGPRPSEVLGEAILTTRGKVIRPKTLGQKEYVDAIEENTIVFGIGPAGTGKTYLAMAKAVQALQRKEVTRIILTRPAVEAGERLGFLPGTLTDKIDPYLRPLYDALNEMMDPEIVPRLMATGTIEVAPLAYMRGRTLNDSFVVLDEAQNTTPEQMKMFLTRLGFGTRMVVTGDITQVDLPQGSSGLRLVTRVLDGIDDIHFSRLTSDDVVRHSLVGRIVDAYSEYDEKRTAQRFEREQAAEFANRAERRGAQRPGPRDRAPKRGLS, encoded by the coding sequence ATGGTCCAGCTGCTCGGGCCGCAGGACCGGCTTCTGCGGATGCTGGAGAAGGAGCACCGTGACGTCCAGGTGCTGGTGCGCGGCAACGAGATCACACTCAGCGGCACCGCCGATGCGGTCGCGAAGGCGAAGACACTGGTCGAAGAGCTTCTCGAGATGACCAGGGCAGGGCATGATCTGGCCCCGAGCGATGTCTCCAGCTCAGCACGCATGCTGCGGCAGGAGGGGGGCCCGCGTCCGAGCGAGGTCCTGGGCGAGGCCATCCTGACGACCCGCGGCAAGGTCATCCGTCCGAAGACCCTCGGGCAGAAGGAGTACGTCGACGCGATCGAGGAGAACACGATCGTGTTCGGCATCGGTCCCGCCGGTACCGGCAAGACCTACCTCGCGATGGCGAAGGCCGTGCAGGCGCTCCAGCGCAAAGAGGTCACCCGCATCATCCTCACGCGTCCCGCCGTCGAGGCGGGGGAGCGGCTCGGTTTCCTTCCCGGCACCCTGACCGACAAGATCGATCCGTACCTGCGCCCGCTGTACGACGCGCTCAACGAGATGATGGACCCGGAGATCGTCCCGCGCCTCATGGCGACCGGCACGATCGAGGTGGCACCTCTCGCCTACATGCGCGGCCGTACCCTCAACGACTCCTTCGTCGTGCTCGACGAGGCGCAGAACACCACCCCCGAGCAGATGAAGATGTTCCTGACCCGTCTCGGCTTCGGCACGCGGATGGTCGTTACCGGTGACATCACGCAGGTCGACCTTCCGCAGGGATCCTCGGGACTCCGCCTGGTGACCCGCGTGCTCGACGGCATCGACGACATCCACTTCTCCCGGCTCACGAGTGACGACGTCGTGCGGCATTCGCTGGTCGGACGCATCGTCGACGCGTACAGCGAATACGACGAGAAACGCACCGCGCAGCGGTTCGAGCGCGAACAGGCGGCCGAGTTCGCCAATCGGGCCGAGCGCAGGGGAGCACAACGACCAGGACCGCGTGACCGCGCGCCGAAACGAGGACTCTCATGA
- a CDS encoding hemolysin family protein: MTAALLLIAAVLLVAFGGLMSAIDAAYGVTSRAGLADMATEGRRAKALGRIAADLDAHVNAVAFIRVLAEVTAAVLVTVAFTILIENNWWAMLAAAVLMTAITFVLVGASPRSFGRQHAEAMIRGTASIVRGLRIFLGPLAQGLVLLGNRVTPGTGRSSFTSEDQLLSMVDEAASNDLIEEDDRDLIHSVFDFTDQFVRAVMVPRTEMVTVDATATTDEAMSLFLNRGVSRMPVVDDDADDVVGVLYLKDLVQFAYRDDSAWRAASIRPIARPATFVPESMRAETLLQQMKRDAVHVCLVIDEHGGISGLVTLEDLIEELVGEISDEYDQVSAEFVDLGHGRYRVSARLSLEDVGDLFGLELEDEDVDSIGGLLGKALGQVPQPGATATVEGLVLTGGASRGRGRGIATVFVERAAGEPDDAQDEGDRDDD; the protein is encoded by the coding sequence ATGACCGCGGCTCTCCTCCTGATCGCCGCCGTTCTGCTGGTGGCGTTCGGCGGTCTCATGTCTGCGATCGACGCCGCATACGGAGTCACATCGCGCGCCGGGCTCGCCGACATGGCGACAGAGGGTCGCAGAGCCAAGGCGCTGGGTCGCATCGCCGCTGACCTCGACGCGCACGTGAACGCCGTGGCCTTCATCCGCGTGCTCGCGGAGGTCACAGCGGCCGTGCTCGTGACGGTGGCATTCACGATCCTGATCGAGAACAACTGGTGGGCGATGCTCGCCGCCGCCGTCCTCATGACGGCCATCACGTTCGTGCTCGTGGGAGCGAGTCCTCGGTCGTTCGGTCGCCAGCACGCCGAGGCGATGATCCGCGGCACGGCCTCGATCGTGCGAGGCCTCCGTATCTTCCTCGGGCCGCTTGCACAGGGGCTCGTCCTGCTCGGCAACCGCGTGACGCCCGGCACGGGCCGCAGCTCCTTCACCAGCGAGGACCAACTGCTCAGCATGGTCGACGAGGCGGCGTCGAACGACCTCATCGAGGAGGACGACCGCGATCTCATCCACTCGGTCTTCGACTTCACCGATCAGTTCGTCCGCGCCGTGATGGTGCCCCGCACGGAGATGGTCACGGTCGATGCGACGGCGACCACGGACGAGGCGATGTCGCTCTTCCTGAACCGCGGTGTGTCCCGAATGCCCGTCGTCGATGACGATGCCGACGACGTCGTCGGAGTGCTGTACCTCAAGGATCTCGTGCAGTTCGCGTACCGCGACGACAGTGCGTGGCGCGCGGCGTCCATCCGGCCGATCGCCCGCCCTGCGACCTTCGTCCCCGAGTCGATGCGCGCGGAGACGCTCCTGCAGCAGATGAAGCGCGACGCCGTGCACGTGTGTCTGGTGATCGACGAGCACGGGGGGATCTCTGGCCTGGTCACTCTGGAGGATCTGATCGAGGAACTCGTCGGCGAGATCTCCGACGAGTACGATCAGGTATCGGCGGAATTCGTCGATCTCGGTCACGGGCGATACCGCGTGAGCGCCCGACTCTCGCTCGAGGATGTCGGCGACCTGTTCGGTCTCGAGCTCGAGGACGAGGACGTCGATTCGATCGGCGGGCTGCTCGGCAAGGCGCTGGGACAGGTTCCGCAGCCCGGGGCGACGGCCACCGTGGAAGGCTTGGTGCTCACGGGCGGCGCATCGCGCGGTCGTGGGCGAGGGATCGCGACGGTGTTCGTGGAACGTGCGGCGGGGGAACCCGACGATGCGCAGGATGAAGGAGATCGAGACGATGACTGA